A portion of the Luxibacter massiliensis genome contains these proteins:
- a CDS encoding heavy-metal-associated domain-containing protein: MTVIKVEGMHCEKCVERITKAMTEDGLDFKVSLADKTVTIDGCEHCVSTALETLDDLGFEGTVE, from the coding sequence ATGACAGTAATCAAAGTAGAAGGGATGCATTGTGAAAAATGCGTAGAGAGAATTACAAAAGCAATGACAGAGGACGGGTTGGACTTTAAAGTAAGCCTGGCTGATAAAACCGTCACCATTGACGGATGCGAACATTGCGTGAGCACAGCCCTGGAGACATTGGATGACTTAGGGTTTGAAGGGACGGTAGAGTAG
- a CDS encoding metal-sensing transcriptional repressor, producing MEKNDALCTKKTHRQPGEYKALINRLNRVEGQVRGIKNMVEEERYCVDILVQVSAVQSALNAFNKELLANHIKTCVVEDIRDGREEAVDELCATIQKLMK from the coding sequence GTGGAGAAGAACGATGCTCTCTGCACAAAGAAAACACACAGGCAGCCCGGAGAATATAAGGCCTTGATTAACCGCCTGAATAGGGTAGAAGGCCAAGTTAGGGGAATCAAAAATATGGTGGAGGAAGAAAGATACTGTGTAGATATACTCGTGCAGGTATCAGCAGTACAGTCGGCATTAAATGCATTTAACAAAGAACTGCTTGCCAACCATATAAAGACCTGTGTTGTGGAAGACATCCGTGACGGCAGGGAAGAGGCGGTAGACGAACTATGTGCCACAATCCAAAAATTAATGAAATAG